The DNA sequence CGCTCGGCCTTTTCGCGGTGGGCCACAGCTCGTTCGCCTACCTGCAGCTCGCCGGTGCCGACGTCGCTCCCTGGATCCAATCCTTCAGCTGGCTGGCGGGCTGCCTCCTCGTCGGCTTGGCCGCGCTCGCGTTCGACGGCGGCCCGAAGATCCTCTCCACGGAGTCCCGTGCCGGCGGCAAGAGCGGGATCTTCCTCCCGTACGTCCCCCTTGTGCTCGCCACCGCGGTGGCCATCCGCCACCGGGTCGACCGGGGTGCTCCGGTGTTCCTCGCCGCCAACGGGGCGGTCATCGTCATCCTGCTCCTCGCCCGCCAGCTGCTCGCCCAGCTCGAGAACCTCGAGCTCACGCAGGTGCTCGAGGAGCGCGTGCGCAGCCGGACCGCCGCGCTCCGCCGCCAGGAGCGGCACTTCCGCGCCATCGCGCAGAACGCGTTCGAGGTGCTGACGGTGGTCGACGCCTCGGGGATCATCCGCTACCAGAGCGCCTCGATCCTCCGCGTCCTCGGTCATCATCCCGAGGACCTGATCGGCAAGCCCCTCGAAGAGCTCCTCGCGCCCGAGGACCGGCAGAGCACGATTCGGATGGTCACCGAGGCGGCGCCTCCCCCGGCCGTCCCGAGCGTGTTCACGACGAGGCTCCGCCGTCCCGACGGGTCGTCGTGCGAAGCCGAGATCACCGTGAGCAACCTGCTCCGCGACGACGCCGTCCGGGGCTTCGTGCTCACGAGCCGCGACATCAGCGAGCGCTCCGCCCTCGAGGGCCAGCTGCGCCAGCAGGCGCTCCACGACCCTCTGACCGGCCTCGGGAACCGGACGCTGTTCCGGGACCGGCTCGAGCACGCCCTGGCGCGGGCCGAGCGCCGGCCGGAGCTGCTGGCCGTGCTCATGATCGACCTCGACGGCTTCAAGCAGGTCAACGACAGCCTTGGCCACGACGCGGGCGACAAGCTCCTGATCGAGGTCGCCCGCCGGCTCGGCGACTGCATCCGAGCGGGCGACACCGTGGCCCGCATGGGCGGCGACGAGTTCGCCGTGCTCCTCGAGCGCGCCGACGTCGAGGGCCCCGAGGTGGTCGCGCAGCGGATCGTGTACCGCCTCCACGCACCGGTGGACATCGACGGCAAGGCCATCGTGACGCCGGGCAGCGTGGGTGTGGCGCTCGGTTCGACGATGACGATGAACGCCGAGGAGCTGCTGCGAAACGCCGACCTCGCCATGTACGCGGCCAAGTCGAAGGGCAAGGGAACCTACGAGCTGTTCGAGCGCCAGATGCACGCGGCCGTGCTCGAGCGGGTGGAGCTCGAGGCCGAGCTGCGCCACGCCCTTCGCCGCCACGAGCTCAGCCTTCACTACCAACCCGTCGTCGAGCTTCCGAGCGGCCGGATCTCCGGAGCGGAGGCGCTGGCCAGGTGGCACCACCCCCAGCGCGGGATGGTGTCCCCCGGCGAGTTCGTCCCCCTGGCCGAGGAGAGCGGCCTCGTCGTCGACCTGGGGCGGTGGGTCCTCGGCGAGGCGTGCCGTCAGGCGAAGCGCTTCCAGGAGGCCTACCCCACCGAACCGCCGTTCACCATGGCCGTCAACGTGGCCGCCCGCCAGCTCACCAGTCCGTGGCTGGTGGACGAGGTGCGCAAGGCCCTGGCCGAGAGCCATCTTCCGGCGTCGAGCCTCGTCCTCGAGATCACCGAGGGAGCGCTCATGAAGGACGCCTCGTCGATCGTGCCCACCCTCGAGGCCCTGCGGGCGATCGGGGTCCGGCTGGCCATCGACGACTTCGGCACGGGTTGGTCCTCGCTGAGCCGGCTCCGGTCGTTCCCTGTCGACAAGTTGAAGATCGACCAGTCGTTCATCTCCGAGATCGCCGCATCGGAGGACGACGCGCCGATCGTGGCGGCCATCGTCGCCATGGCCCACAGCCTCCAGCTGACGACGGTGGCCGAGGGCGTCGAGACGCCGGAACAGCTGGCGTGCCTGTACCAGCACGGGTGCGAGGAGGTGCAGGGGTTCCTCCTGTCCCGGCCGCTCCCCGGTGATCGACTGCTGGAGCTGCTCGCCGATCCGGGCGGGATGCTCGAACCGGCCGGTTCGGTGGCCGGCAGCCTCAGCGAGGCCGAGCAGGCGTTCATGGGGCTCGTGGCGGACACGAGCAGGCCGGCCGACGGGAGCGACCGTGTTGGGCCCGTCCTCCGCGAGCTCAAGCGGGTCACCGGAGCCGAGGTCGTGTTCGTCACCGAGGTCCGCTGGCAGGACATGGACCAGGAACTGCGCTTCACGACTCCCGGGGACTTCCTCGTCGACGGGACGCGGATGTCGTGGCCCGGATCCCCATGTTGCGAGATGCTCCGGGGTGGCGAGCGGTTCATCGCCGATCTGCCGGCCCGGTTCCCCGACCACGACCTGGTGCGGGTCTACGGCGTCACATCGCTGACGACGGTGCCGCTCGTCACCGGCGACGGCACCGTCTACGGCACGCTGTGCGCCGCCGGGCGCGGGCGGGGCAGCGTCGACGAGACGTCGGTGGTGCTCATGGAGCTGTTCGCCCGGCTCCTGGTCGAGCACGTGGGAGGCGACGACAGGTTGACGCAGATCCTGGCGGCACCGGCAACACCGCATGCTCTGGCCGTGGGGCAATAGGGGCCAACGGCCGCACGGGGCGGGCGCGCACGCCACGGGCCCGTCCTACGCCGGCCACGCCGCCTTGAGCCGGTGCAACGTGGCGTCGAGGGGCTCGGGCAGCACCCGCGTCTCGGCGACCGAGGTCATGAAGTTGGTGTCGCCGTGCCAGCGGGGCACGACGTGCAGGTGCAGGTGCCCGGGCACGCCCGCCCCGCCGGCCCGGCCGAGATTGGCCCCGACATTGAGACCGTGGGGACCGAACGAGGCTTTCACGGCCCGAACGGCGTCGAGGGTCGCGGACCACAGCTCGGCTGCCTCGTCGGCGTCGAGCGCCTCCAGCTCCGCCTGGTGGCGCTGCGGCAGCACCATGACGTGGCCGCTCGTGTACGGGTACGCGTTCAGGACGACGGCGACCAGCGCGCCGCGCCACACGACGTGGCTCCCGTCGGCCACCACCCGGCACAGCACGCAGTCGTCGCCATCGCCCGGCGCCGTCCCGACGGCCGTACCGACGTAGTCGGCCCGCCATCCCGCCCACAGCCGGTCGAGCGTCACCCAGTGGTGCTTCGGCTGTCGACCTCGGCCTTGAGTCGGGCCACGAACTGCTCGACGGGCACGCCCCGCTCCGGCCGGTCGGAGTGGCGCGAGTTGACGCCGACGGTGCCGGCGGCCACGTCGTCGTCGCCCACCACGAGCACGTAGGGCAGCTTCTCCAGCTTCGCCTTGCGGATGCGGGCGCCCAACGGCTCGTCGCCGTGGACCCAGTCGGCTCGCAGACCTTCGGCCCGCAGCCGGGCGGCCACGCCGGCAGCCGTCTCGTCGTGGTCGTTGCGGACACCGAGCACGCGAGCCTGCACCGGTGACAGCCACGCCGGGAAGGCCCCGGCGTAGTGCTCGACCAGCACGCCGAAGAACCGCTCGACGGAGCCGAACAGCGCACGGTGGACCATGTACGGACGGTGCCGGGCGTTGTCGGCACCGGTGAACTCCAGGTCGAAGCGGGTTGGGAACTGGAAATCGACCTGCAGCGTCGACATCTGCCAGCGCCGGCCGATGGCGTCCCGGATGTGGACGTCGATCTTCGGGGCGTAGAACGCGCCCTCGCCCTCGGCCACCACGTAAGGAATGTCGGCCTCCTTCAGCGCCTGGTGCAGCGCGTCGGTGGCCACGTCCCAGTCGGCGGCGTCGCCCACGAACTTCTCCGGGCGCGTCGCCAGCTCCGCCTCGAAGTCCACGAACCCGAACGTCCGCAGCAGCTTGAGGATGAAGGCCAGCAGGCTGGCCAGCTCGGGGGCCAGCTGGTCGGGCGTGCAGAAGATGTGCGAGTCGTCCTGGGTGAACCCGCGCGCCCGCAAGAGGCCGTGGAGCACGCCCGAGCGCTCGAACCGGTACACGGTGCCCAGCTCGAACAGGCGGAGCGGGAGATCCCTGTAGGACCGCTGCTGCGCCTTGTAGATCAGGATGTGCATAGGGCAGTTCATGGGCTTTGGGTAGTAGGTCGCCCCCTCCAGCTCCATGG is a window from the Acidimicrobiales bacterium genome containing:
- a CDS encoding EAL domain-containing protein translates to MRTSFRTAAIAAAILAGIHVAWALTDLGGPTVTQMALRLTLLLAAMGTTAACVTTSRNCTGGARRGWWLFGMTATCWVISQAMVGARELTSGRRLEFPAPGDIAANVAIVFSVLAMLAFLGGSLSAAARMRTLLDGLLIAASLLFVSWASVLEGLYRSTADGPVRVLGVAYPMGDVVLVSLILVIAARAAPGTRLPWTILGTALGLFAVGHSSFAYLQLAGADVAPWIQSFSWLAGCLLVGLAALAFDGGPKILSTESRAGGKSGIFLPYVPLVLATAVAIRHRVDRGAPVFLAANGAVIVILLLARQLLAQLENLELTQVLEERVRSRTAALRRQERHFRAIAQNAFEVLTVVDASGIIRYQSASILRVLGHHPEDLIGKPLEELLAPEDRQSTIRMVTEAAPPPAVPSVFTTRLRRPDGSSCEAEITVSNLLRDDAVRGFVLTSRDISERSALEGQLRQQALHDPLTGLGNRTLFRDRLEHALARAERRPELLAVLMIDLDGFKQVNDSLGHDAGDKLLIEVARRLGDCIRAGDTVARMGGDEFAVLLERADVEGPEVVAQRIVYRLHAPVDIDGKAIVTPGSVGVALGSTMTMNAEELLRNADLAMYAAKSKGKGTYELFERQMHAAVLERVELEAELRHALRRHELSLHYQPVVELPSGRISGAEALARWHHPQRGMVSPGEFVPLAEESGLVVDLGRWVLGEACRQAKRFQEAYPTEPPFTMAVNVAARQLTSPWLVDEVRKALAESHLPASSLVLEITEGALMKDASSIVPTLEALRAIGVRLAIDDFGTGWSSLSRLRSFPVDKLKIDQSFISEIAASEDDAPIVAAIVAMAHSLQLTTVAEGVETPEQLACLYQHGCEEVQGFLLSRPLPGDRLLELLADPGGMLEPAGSVAGSLSEAEQAFMGLVADTSRPADGSDRVGPVLRELKRVTGAEVVFVTEVRWQDMDQELRFTTPGDFLVDGTRMSWPGSPCCEMLRGGERFIADLPARFPDHDLVRVYGVTSLTTVPLVTGDGTVYGTLCAAGRGRGSVDETSVVLMELFARLLVEHVGGDDRLTQILAAPATPHALAVGQ
- a CDS encoding HIT domain-containing protein — encoded protein: MTLDRLWAGWRADYVGTAVGTAPGDGDDCVLCRVVADGSHVVWRGALVAVVLNAYPYTSGHVMVLPQRHQAELEALDADEAAELWSATLDAVRAVKASFGPHGLNVGANLGRAGGAGVPGHLHLHVVPRWHGDTNFMTSVAETRVLPEPLDATLHRLKAAWPA